The sequence GAACCTTGCGGACGGCGATGTTGGTGGCGATCTTGGCTGCGCGCTTGCCGTAGACGGCACCGCGCGAGGGCCCGGCCGGGCGGACGGGGACGCGTTTGGCCACGGGGCGGACAGACGGAGTCGGGACTGCGGGAGCGGTGTCGGTGGTCAGTTCCCGCTCCCACTGCGCGAAGTCGTCGGCCTGAGAGTGAATCCGGCCGGGGGTCGACTCCGGCGTGCTGCCCGTAGCGATGCGGCGCGCATGGCGGTGCTCGTAGCCGCGGACCGGATCGAGATAGCGCAACGGCGTGCGGATCACGATGTTCTCGGCCAGCCGCGAGGACCAGGTCCGGGTTTTGTAGGCGGTCAGGAAGTGACCGGCCAGCCACAGCGCCGCACCGACCAGGAGCAGCGGCGCGCGGGTGGCGATCGGGTCGCCGGAGACGATGCACAGCAACGAGGCGATCGCCAGCAGGGCGCCACCGAGGCGAGCGATCGGAGCGCCGATCGTCCAGACGAGCAGTGCCGCCAGCGCAATCGCTGCCATAACGGTGATGATCGACATCCGATTCCCCTTACCTCGGTCGTTCTTTCGCTCACAACTTTACAATACTTATTTGTATTGTTGCAACTCCGGGCACGCCCACACGTTTCCACAAAGCAATTCCGCTATGTAAAGTTTCGAGAACCGGACCCCGGCACACCCGGCGATGACCGTGGCCCCGAGAAACGAAAGGCCAGAAGCAATGGCGAACCCGAACCGCCTCACGGCACAGCAATGCGTCGAGGTACTGAAGGAAGAAACCGGCAACGAGATCAAGCCGGTGACCTTCCACTCCTACGTCAACCGAGGCCACGCCCCCAAACCGGTCGAGAAGATCGGCAACACACCCCTGTGGAAACGCAGCGAGATCGTCGAATGGGCCCGCAACCGTCCAGGACGCGGCGCACGCACCGACCTACGCCAACCCCGCCGGCGCACCAAGAACACCGGCACTGACTCCGAATAGTCTCCACACTCAAAGAACTCAGGCAGGGTCAAAATGGGGAAGCTCCGAGTACACCAACTCGCCCAAGAGCTGGGCGTCACATCACGAGAAGTACTTCACGCCCTTAAGGAACAAGGCGAGTTCGTCAAGTCCGCGTCTAGCACCGTAGAGGCACCTGCGGCCAACGAGCTGAGGAAGCGCTTCCCACAACCGGCATCAGCCCCTCAGAGGCAGGGACCGGCGAGGGCAGTTCGCCCGAGCCTCCAGCCGGCACAAAGTTCGACCGAGAAATCCATCTATGGGTGGAGCGCTAATCCAGTCCGAGAACCGACTGCATCGGACGTAATCAATAACATCCGCCAGCTAGCCTCAATCTTTCGTGAGTCCCGCGTGCCGGCCTGACCAGTTCGGATTCGATGGTGGAGGCGGTGGATCCGGTGTGCATCCACGCTTGGTCGCCCGACACGGTCGGGTGACGTCGGGGTCCACGGCCCCGAACTGAGTGTCCTTTCGACTCGATAAATGAAGATTCGTGCAGGTCACACAGGTGCAGGTAGCGCGGTGAGCCGGTTCAGGCCGGCCACGAGAACATCGACACCGGGAGCCGTCGCGGCCAGCCGCAGCCGAACCTGACGGGCATGGCGGGCGATCTTCCCGGCGATCGACAGCACCCGCAGCCGCAGCCGTTTCGGCTCCCACCGCCGCGCCGGGACCTCGGTGAATGCCAGCATCTGCATCCACGCGGTCAACTCGCATGCCAGTTGCACGAGCGCGAGCCAGATCCGGTTCTGATCGAACCCGTGCAGCGGAAGATTCTGCAGCCCGGTTGCTTTCGCTGTCCGGATCCGGTCCTCGCACCGAGCCCGACGGCGGTGCCGCAACTCCAGATCGGGGAGTTGCCCGCGGCGGGTGTTGGTCACGAACGCCGTCAACCGCAGGCCGTCACGGTCGGTGAACCGCAACTGCGCACCCGGATGCGGTCTCTCCTTCCTGACGATCACGCGCATGCCGGTCGGCCACGTCGACAGGTCGAGCAGCCCGGTGATCTCGGTGACCCAGGCCCCGTCCCGGACCTGCCCGTCCGAGTCGTAAGCCGGAGTCCATGCCTGCTCGGGAACCAGATCGATCGCGGCGGCATAGGCGTCGGTCAACCCGAATCCCACCGAATACGAGAGCCTGCGCTTGGTCAGATACTCGATCAAGGAGTGGGTGCCACCGGCACCATCGATCCGGACCAGCACCTTCTTCCCGACCCGATATCCCGGGTCGAACGGCAACTGCGCCAGGGCGCCCTGCACGACAGTGACGTGATCGGCGGCGGTGTTCGAACCGGCATTGCCCGGGCGCAGCAGCATCGCGACGGGTTCACCGGTGCCGTGCTCACCGTGGTCGACGAACGCACACAGCGGATGAAACCCGAAGCCGCGTTTGAAGTTCGGGGCAGCAGATTCCTTGTCCGAGTGCGCGGTGACGAGGGTGGCATCGATGTCGATGACCAGCGGTGTGTGCTCGTCGATGGCGTGATCGGGTGCCACCGACCCGGCGGCGGTCCAGGCGTGGGCGCGGGCGGTAGCGCGGGCCCGTCCGATCGCGGCGAGAGCGGTGTCGGCATCACCGGCGAGGGTGGTGATCAGGCGGGAGACAGTCGGGTCGGAGGCCACCTGGCCGAACAGTTCGGGGTGGGCGCGTAGTTGGTTGATGTCGGCGAGGCAGTCCCCGCCGATCGCCAGGGAGAGCGCGAGGTCGAGGAGGATCTTGCCAGGATCGTGGCGTGCCAACGGTTTCCGGAACTGAGCGAGTTCGGTCGTCAATGCTGTGGTGAGGCCGGTTTTCTCGGCGGTGCGCAGCAGCAGGACAGCGCCGGCATGGGACACGACGCCGGTTCCGGTACCCGATGCGGACAGGTGTGGGTAGGGGGACGTAGACTTGCTCACCTGAAGGGTGCTCCTGGCTCACGCGATTGTTCAACCTTAGACAAGTCGAATTATCGCAGGTCGGAGCACCTTTCTTTCTGTGTGACACGGGTTGAGGTCGAATTTCCGTGAAAGCCCCGGGCTAGTTGCTGCGATTGGATCCGCTGAGTTCAACCTTCTGCCGTCGACACGGCACCTGCCGATACGCATCCTTCACACACACATCACGCAACGCGCAGTCGATGCTGCGCCCCCACACCAACGACACGCGCTCACTCTGTTCATCGACGAGCAGCACCGTCACCGGCCCACCTGGGAGAACCGACACGACTTCGTCGGCGACTGAACTGGAACGACCCGCTCACCGCGTCGCGCGGCCGCTCCGGCGGTGTGACACGCCTGCTACCAACGTCCCGGCCGAGTAGAACTAGAGGGTTTCATCGCGAATCGCGGGGCGCCCCTATCTTGCAACGATCCGGCAGACTGCAGACATGTCCAAAGGTTACTTCGACGTCGACTCAGAGTTTGCCCTCGAAGCTTCACGGCCGGTCCCTGACATGAAGATCGCGCGCGAGATCGGCGAGGTGTTCACTCACATGCTCGGAGACGGTCGGTCCGTGATCGACCCGACGACCACGATCTGGACAGCTGAGGCGGCAGAAGAACTTCGGACCAGAATTGGGGACAACCCCATCGTCGGAAAGGACCAGGGCCAATGGGAGAAGCTCGACCGGCAACTCCAAGGAGCATCTCGTGAGGTCGTGCTCCTTGCAGCCGAACTCGTCTTCCTACGAGAGCACGCAATTCGGTCGGCCCGCCCCGAGACACGCAAGGCCCACGTCGACCGGGTGCTGACGCATCTCGACTCCCCCTTGGCAATCCCGGAGCCAATGTCTACCTGGCTGGCCCGCCCAGCCGGAACCGCAGGGTTCGAACCGGGCTCCTGGTACAACGGGGCACTGTGGCGACACGTCATCTGGGCTTCGACCTTCGTGCGCCACTGGAATGACCTGTCAGAGGCCGAGCGCAAATCGGCCCGAAGCGATCCGTGGGAGCTGCAGCGCGTCATGCTCACCTCCGGTGACGACCGCTCCGACATCCGCAACGCGCTGCAGTTCCTTGCGCGACCCGATGTGTTCGAGCCGATCTCTTCGGCCTCGATGAAGAAGAAAATCCGTGATGGTCTGGCCGATCGGATCGGCGGGGCATCGGGCGACACTCCCGGCTCGATCGACCGCGATCTACTGGCGATCCGCGCCGCCCTGGCTCGCGAGGTCGCGGGACCGTTCCATTTCTGGACGCCTGGGGTAGCAGAGCTCTGGGACGCCTCCCGCGCTGAATCCGCCCTCACAGCAGCGGAGATCGCTGAGGTGGCTGAGCCTCGTCCACGCCACTACTGGCTTTACTCCCCGGGCCGGCAGGCCTCACAGTGGGACGAGTTCTCCTCCAGCGGCATCATGGCGATCGGTTGGGACGAGCTCGACGATCTCGCTACATACCCGAGTCGAGAGTCGATTCGACAGGCGCTCGACGTCGAGGGGACCGGCGGGACGTTGAGAAACGACGTTCTTGCGGTATGGGAGTTCCAGAACGAGATCGCCGTAGGCGACATCATCTATGCCAAGCGCGGGCGGCGCGAGATCGTCGGGCGCGGCGAGGTCACCTCCAGCGCTCGGTTCGAGCCGGGTCGCACCTCGTATCGCCACGTGCGCTCAGTGAAGTGGACCCATACAGGGTCCTGGGAGCACCCTGGGGATGCCGCAATCAAGACGCTGACCGACATCACGAGCTATCACGACTACGTCGAGAACCTTGAAGAGCTCATCGCCGGCGAGGAAGAGCCGGAGTTGCTCGAAACTCCGACGCCCCTTCCAACCTACGACAAGGCGGCATTCCTCAAGGAGGTCTACCTGTCAGAGGAGCGATACGAGCGTTTGCACTCCCTGCTGGCGCGGAAGAAGAACGTCATCCTCGCTGGCCCGCCCGGTGTCGGGAAGACCTTCGCGGCGAAGCGCCTGGCATACTCGATCATGGGCGTGAAGGATCCGAGTCGGGTCCAGATGGTCCAGTTCCATCAGAGTTACTCGTACGAGGACTTCATGATGGGATACCGGCCCACCGAGACCGGTGGTTTCACGCTCGCTGAAGGGCCGTTCTACCGATTCTGCGAGAAGGCACGCGCTGACGACACCGACCGGCCGTACTTCTTCATCATCGACGAGATCAACCGCGGCAATATCTCCAAGATTTTGGGCGAGCTGCTCATGCTTATCGAAGCCGACAAACGCGGACAAGAACTCCGACTGTTATACAAGAACGAGAGATTTTCGGTCCCTGCCAACGTCCACATCATCGGCATGATGAACACCGCCGACCGCAGCCTTGCCGTCCTGGACTACGCACTGCGTCGTCGCTTCGGTTTTTTCGAGATGACCCCAGGCTTCCACTCGGCCGGGTTCACTCGCTGGCAACAAGACGCTGGAAGCCCCACCCTCGACCGTCTCGTCGAAGTTGTCATCGACCTCAACAAGACCATCGCCGACGACCCCGCACTCGGCCAGGGCTTCGCCATCGGACACAGCTTCCTCTCCAGCCCTCCAGACGACGCCACCGACGACGAATGGCTGTACTCGGTGGTCGAGGACGAACTCATCCCCCTTCTCGACGAGTACTGGTTCGACGAGCCGACCACGGCCGAGGAGTGGGCCGGCCGACTCAGGGCCGCCGTCGCATGACCCAGAGGTCCATCGCCATCCGCAACGTGTACGTGATGATGGCCTATGCCTTCCGAGCGATCCGCAGCGAAGGCAACGACCGAATCACAGCCGAGGCCTTCGACCATCTTCACGATCTGTTCGCGGAGATCCTCGTGCGTGGCGTCGGCACACAGGTCAAGCGCGGTCTTCACCGCGACTACCTGCACCGCAGCGAAGCGCTCGCCACCATTCGCGGACGTATCGATATCACTCGCACCGCAGCCACTCGCTCTACGTTCCGAGGAAAGCTGGTGTGCGAGTTCGATGAGTACGAGCTCGACACGCCCCACAACCAGGCGCTGAAGTCGGTCATCGTCCTACTCCTCCGCCACGGTGATGTCGCCGCACCCCGCCGGGCTGCGCTGCGTCGGCTTCTGCCGTACCTGGACGCGGTGACGCTGATCGCGCCGACATCGATCCGCTGGCGCACGCTGACCTACCACCGCACCACCGCCACATACCGACTGTTGCTCGGCGTTTGTGAACTGATCGTCCGCGGGCTCCTCCCCACACAGGACGCCGGAAGCACCAAGCTCACCTCATGGGTCTCGGACGACGCGATGAGCAGCTTGTACGAACGATTCCTGCGCGAGTACTACATCGTCCACCACCCCGAACTCTCCCCCACCGGCTCCACCGTCAAGTGGGACTACGACGATGCAGGCGCACTCGGAGCCGAACAGCTCCCGGTAATGCGCACCGATGTCACGCTGCGGCGTGGACACCGGGCACTCATCATTGATGCGAAATATTACGGCCAATCGATGCAGGCCGGGATGTGGGGCAAGTCGACTGTCCACTCGACCAATCTGTACCAAGTATTGACGTACGTGAAGAACGCCGATGTGAACCGTGACGGCTCAGTCAGCGGGCTATTGCTCTACGCGCGTACCGAAGCACCTGCGCAGCCCGGACTAGACGTCGTCGTCCAAGGCAACCGCATCGGCGCGCGAACACTCGATCTCAACCGTCCATGGAACGAACTCAGCGCTCAGCTCGAAGACGTTGTCACATGGCTTCAGAGCTAACACATTGTTCCTACAAGGACGTGATGCATCGAAGCTGACTTCAATCCCGTACTCCGCCGGCCGCCATCACCAACCCCCCGTGCTCGGCGCTCTCGCACTCCTCGCCGGAACAACGCACCGGGGCGTTCACCGGCCCGCATCACACCGTTGCGGCCACCGCACGCGACGTGCTCGACCTCTGACCACAAGCCCACCAGGATTGGTCGCACACCGTCTGATCCCCAGGAGGGACGGCAGGCAGCACCGTCTCCGTCCGCGCGGAAACATAGTCCGGGATAGGCCAGCGATGCGGGACTGACATGCAGGACACGTAACCGGGACAGGTGCGGGATCGTTCCGCAAGGTCGAGATTCCTCCCTCGACCTTCCCGAGCCGTCCCGTCTAAGGATCGTCTTACAGCACACCACTGAGACCGCGCGAATCGGCACGCCATGATTGTCCCGGCCCTCATCGGAGGCTCTCGGACTTCCGAGCAACCTCGATGGCAACGGTTGTCTTCCCTGTGGTCCAGATAGTGGAGTGCAACCTCATCCGCGAACGCACCCAGGTTGGGTTGGCTGCGGCCACCGAAGATGACCCCAACAAGATCCGGCAGGCGAAGTTGATTCGCGACAACGGGATGAGTCAGACCGGAGATCGCGGAGATCCTGGGGGTCGGCCGCACGACGCTGTACCGGCACTTGAAGTAAAGGAAGTGACCGGAATAAAAGTCAGCCGCTGACAAAAAGGGCAACCAGGGCGATAACCACGGCACAGATTGTGAATGCAAGTATCATACGCTGCAGATTAGTATCTGAAATAGATTGCAGGAGTTGGCTGGAGGACGAGATTGATCGAATCGCGGCATCCGATTCATCCACCAGGTCGCTAGCAGATTTGTTCAACTGTTCGCGTAATTCTTGTCGAAGGTATTTAGGCGGAACTTCAGCATCTGAACTATGTTGAAGTTGATTTACATCGATCAACGGGTCGATGCGGTGTCCGAAGTAGCTGTCTTTAGCGGTGAGGCGTGCGACATCTTTCGCGATGATCGTTGTATCATTTCCATCGGTCCAGAGAAATTCATTCAGACGCCGAGCCGTTCTAATCGATGATCTGTCCTGTGTGATCGAATCACGAATACTGCTGATCTCATGTCGATAGCGGTCGAGGAGTTGCGCAAGCGCCCAGACCCCTATCAATTCGGTGTGGTTACGAGAGAACGCGTCGACTAGCCCTAAGATCGATGCTTGGCCAGCAGACCTGTCGGCACCTGTCACAGAATTGAGGTTATCGCGAGTCGCGGCGATCACGGCAACTCGCCGCTCTTGTGGCCCGTAGCTGTCACCAAGAGCGAAATAGTAATCGTTCCGGCTCTCGTAGCTCCACAGTTGGGTTGAATAGTCCAGGTCGACGGCTTGGAGCGCGTGTCGTCGGTCGCCAAATGGCTCGATGCCCTCGGTTACGAACAGTCTCATCGACGGTCGGTCATCTAAGGGGATGGAACCGAATCGGCCCACACCCATTCCGGACATCCATTCCCAGCAATGCGCTTCGAGGTATGCAATTTTCGTATCGACTGCCTCGCGCTTCAGAATGGACGGATATGCGACATGCATCGAGTAGTACGGGTTCTTTGCGCGTGACCATGGGTTTTTTGCGCGTACTGTGCCCATCGGTCCCGGAAGTCGAATGCGAACGTTTCGCACCTCATTTGGAAAGTCTTTTGAAAGGATCGGGCTGAAATCGCCATCTGAATCATGAGGAATGAACACCGCGACAATTAGCGTCACTGAAGGGGATGCCATCATGGCAAAGAGATGCACGGCTTCGATTGGATCTGGAACGTTCGAGTCTTTCACAGCCGAGCCAATGAACCGGTTTCCGGGTTTGGTGAACGTCGTTACGGACTGCCACGCACCGTATCCTGAAGATGACCTCCAGTTCGCAATTTTTCTTTTCAGGTCATTCTTGTATGCGGGGGGATTTACTGGCCAAGAATCGATAGCGCCATACAGTCGCTGTATCGAAGCCGGAGTGAACGCTTCTGCAAGGATGAGCGCACCGAGTCGTACCGTCTCATCCTCTGCGAGGCGGGTTCGATCGTTCTCGGATTCAACGAATTGGTCGGGACGAGCTGCTTCTGCAACCAGCCGTTTCCGTTCCTCTGCGAGCGTCGTTCGTTGCCACCAACTCGGGATGGAGCCCTCACGGAGCGGTCCGGATCCTTGCACCTGCGGATAATAAGCCCTGGGTCTTCGGTGCGGTCGCGGTGGTGTGGGCGACAGCTCGGGTATGCCGTCAGGCGACCTTGCGGAAGCGGCCGTCGTGACGGCGGTGATGCGCCACCGTCCGGATTGCGGTCAGCGGGGCCAGGTCGACCCGGCAGACGCCGGGGTCGGTAGCGGCGATGCGATTGACCTTCTCAGCAAGGCTCACCGCGGCATCCGCCTGATCGGCGAGGTGGTGCCATTGCCACACCGGCTGCGGGATGGTGTCGAGATGGGCGAGGGACAGGGCGCGACTGACCACGGCATGAGCGCGGGCATCATGGAGCATGGCTGTCCCGGCAGGCGGGCAACACCGCTGGTCGGTGCACAGCACATCACGCCACAGGGTCCGGTGTGCATGTAGCGCCGCCACCGTCTTGGCCGGCACGCTGTGACCGAGAGCGCGAACATAGACCGGCCGGGGTCCCGGGCCGGTGCCGGACGGTGGACGTCGATGTTCGGTCATCTTCGATTGCAGGTCGCACTTCTCTCGCCAGCCGATACCGGTTTCGTACCCGGCGGCCCCGGCAACGACACACGCCTGACCCAGGACTCCTTGTTGCCAGGCCAGCACCGGATACTTCGGGCGTAGCCGTTCGATCATCAAGATCAGATCTATCAGGCGATCGGCGGGTTTGACTCCCGCGCCGACCTTCGAGGTTGCCAACGCAACCTCGGCGGGGGCAAGCATGTCCAGCGCCGACAGCACGGGGGCGAGCGCTTTCGGTCCCTGTACCGGATGCAACAGTCGCCATCCGAGCGCGAACACCGCCGTCACCGGCAGCGCGAGGCCGCTGCCATCCAAGTACCGTCGGGTAGCGCGCCACAGCTCGGCCTGCACCTCGATCCATTCACTGGTCGGTTTCTCGAGATGGACGTACGGCGGAATGATCGCGGTCGCACCATGGGCGATCTGGTGCTCGATGCTGCGCTCGATCACCGCGTGTCGCCGCGCCGGGTGGTGCAGGTCCCCTGGTGTCATCCGGGCGGGGTCGGCGAAGGGCAGTTTCGCCCACTTGTCCTCCGGATGCTGCCGATCCTGCAGATAAAACGTCTGTGGATCGATGAGCAGCGGCACTCCGGCACGACGGGCGATGGCGGCGATCTCCGAGCCACCGACCGGGGTGTGGGCGTCGACGACGATCCGACTGGGCACCGCGGCGGCGCGGCAGGTGCCGCCGAGCCCGTACAGCCGCCGCAGCAGGGCGGCATCGTTGACTGTGGCGCGAATCAGCAGTTCAGTCATGATGCTCTCCTCGTATCCCCACTAGAGTAGCAGCGAAATACGAAATTGAATCCGCAACTTGCACCGCAACTGGGTATGCAGCATGATGATGCTATGACGGAAAGGGCACGTCGGCGATGACCGACCGCGGCAGGCGAGACACCGACTCCGGCGGTTCGTTGACCTACATGCGGGTGATCGAGGAGGTCACCCGGTCCGGGATCACTCAGACCGAGCTGGCCCATGCCGTGGGCGCCAGCCCCCGGTCTGTGCAGAACTGGGCAAGCGGCCAGAACACGCCCCGGGGCAAGTCGGTGGAGAAATTGCTCGATTTGCGAGCGATCGTCGATCTGCTGAACGATTCGTATACCGAGGAAGGCATCGGCATCTGGTTGCACTCGCGCAACCGCAACCTCGATCTGCAACGCCCGATTGACCTGCTCGTCGAGGGACGGATCGACGAGGTCCTCGACGAGGCTCGCTGGGTCGCGGGAGGCATGTAACCGTGGACTCCCTCGCTGTCCGACTGTCGCAGGCGACACCAACGCAGGTTTCCGGCACTTGGCAGCGGCACGTGCCGTTCCGGTACGCGCACGCCGCTCTTGACGGACGTGTAGCCCTCGGGCGGTGGGGTACCGCGGACGGATTTCCGGTGCTGTACCTGGGACAACCGCGGAACTCGGTGATCGTCGAAGCATACCGACACCTGGTCGACCCGATCGACGATCCGGCGATCGCCGCAAACATCGCCCCGCGGGTGCTGGTGACCGCCACCGTGGCCGTCACCGAGATCCTGGACCTGCGTACCGCCACGAACCGGACATTGGCGGAACTGTCGATGGCGCAGCTTCAGTCTCCGCCCCGAGATCGTCGCGCCTACGCCGCCTGCCAGAACGTGGCCGCCGCCGCGCACCAGCTCGGATTTCACGGCCTCATTGCCCCTGCCGCGACGGACATGGGACACACCCTGGCCTTGTTCACCGACCTGCTGCCGCCGGAGGAAGAACCCACCGCTGTCACCCAAGAGCCGTGGATGCAATTGCCTGCCGACCCCCGCAAGCCCGGCCAAGGACGGCTTCGGATCGTCCGAGACATCAACTGAACAGTCCGCCCACACTCGCTGGCGTCGGTTCCACACCGAGAACCAGTAGAGGTGGCGCTCGATGGCCCCTAATGCGTAACCGTCAGCAATCCACGATTCCCAACCGTTCTCATCTCCGCGAGTAGGCCTCCGTAGCTGGGCGCCTACGGCACCTATCACCCGCTCGATTCAGTCCATTTCGAACCCGGCCTGATCGAATTTGAGGACGGTGGCGTTCTCGCTGACCGTGCGGATCTTGTTCTCGTCGAATCCGTTCGGCGTGGTGGCCGTGATCTCGACGCGCACTTCGAGGTGCACCCCTTCGGCGGCGGCGAGGTGCTGGATGATTTCGTTGGTGATCCTGCTGAAGTCGCGGGCGTAGAAGTCCGGGTGCAGGGCGGTGGACCCGAAGAATCGGGTTCTCGCCGCCGGCGCGGTCTCCCCTGTTTCATTGCGACTACCCGTGCGTGTGCCCGTGGTGGTCTGGACCGTCGCACCGCCAATCGGTGAGGTGTCCTCGTCACCGCCGGGGTGATCACCCTCGCGCTGAGATGCGCTCTCATCCTTGGCTGCCTCGTGCTCGGCGATTTCGCGTGCGCGTTGCGCCTCGGCACGGTCAGGCTGGACCAGCAGCAGCGCATCGGTGATCTGCGGCACGCTCACCTGATCGGACGGCAGCACCAGTCCGAGATAGTTCTGTCCGTCCCAGTCCACAGCCAGCGCGAAACCGGTCTGCTGCCAGTACATCTCGCGAGAGACCGACAGCACCCCCTCTTCGAGGACGGTGCGATCACGCAGCCTCGCCAGATACGGGTAGGTGGTGTAGTAGTCCCACAACTGGCCGAAGCTGATGTGTCCCTCGCGGTCCCAGGCGGCCTTGAGGGTGCCGGACAGGTCGTGGCGGATCAGACCGGCGCTGCGTTGGAGGGTCAGCAGCGATTCGTTACGTAGCTTGGCGGCGGCGCGGGCGGCCAGATCGGTGGTGGTGCCGTCGGCCTTGAACGCTTCGATCTCGAGGCGTTTGGTGGCATCACGCTGGGTGGGAGCGAGCACCCAGTGATAGGTCTGCAGCAACCGGTCGGCAACGGCCTGATTGTGGGTGGCGACCCGGTCGACGGCCTGCTGGCGTTGCGCGGCAGTGAGGTTCAGGTCCTTATCGGCGTTATCGCGGATGTAGGACCAGGCCAGAAAGTCCCGAACCGCACTGTCGAGTTCGGCCCAGCGGGCGTCATCGGCGGCAAGGAAGGCGACCATGTTGCGGTGGGCGCGGGCGGCACTGCCGCGGTGTTCGGTGACGTCTTTCGCCCAGATCGCCGCCGGGGAGTCGGCCTTGGCCTTGCGGTTGTGCAGATGCGCGGGCGGCACGATCACCAACCGCACCTCCGGCACGTCCGGCACATCCGCCGATGAGTCGGGGGCAACGTGCACGCCGGCGAAGCCGTCCGTCGCGGTCTTGCGGTGCTCCTGCAGGCGGCGCACGACCTCGGCCCACACGTCTTCCTTGTGGAGGCGTTCGGCGTGGTCGCGAGCGGTGCGGGTGGTGTTGGCTTGGGTGTCGTACCAGTACAGCGACCCGGAGTTGTAGAAGTAGGTGGCGGTATT comes from Rhodococcus sp. B50 and encodes:
- a CDS encoding AAA family ATPase, with protein sequence MSKGYFDVDSEFALEASRPVPDMKIAREIGEVFTHMLGDGRSVIDPTTTIWTAEAAEELRTRIGDNPIVGKDQGQWEKLDRQLQGASREVVLLAAELVFLREHAIRSARPETRKAHVDRVLTHLDSPLAIPEPMSTWLARPAGTAGFEPGSWYNGALWRHVIWASTFVRHWNDLSEAERKSARSDPWELQRVMLTSGDDRSDIRNALQFLARPDVFEPISSASMKKKIRDGLADRIGGASGDTPGSIDRDLLAIRAALAREVAGPFHFWTPGVAELWDASRAESALTAAEIAEVAEPRPRHYWLYSPGRQASQWDEFSSSGIMAIGWDELDDLATYPSRESIRQALDVEGTGGTLRNDVLAVWEFQNEIAVGDIIYAKRGRREIVGRGEVTSSARFEPGRTSYRHVRSVKWTHTGSWEHPGDAAIKTLTDITSYHDYVENLEELIAGEEEPELLETPTPLPTYDKAAFLKEVYLSEERYERLHSLLARKKNVILAGPPGVGKTFAAKRLAYSIMGVKDPSRVQMVQFHQSYSYEDFMMGYRPTETGGFTLAEGPFYRFCEKARADDTDRPYFFIIDEINRGNISKILGELLMLIEADKRGQELRLLYKNERFSVPANVHIIGMMNTADRSLAVLDYALRRRFGFFEMTPGFHSAGFTRWQQDAGSPTLDRLVEVVIDLNKTIADDPALGQGFAIGHSFLSSPPDDATDDEWLYSVVEDELIPLLDEYWFDEPTTAEEWAGRLRAAVA
- a CDS encoding IS1380 family transposase, with protein sequence MSKSTSPYPHLSASGTGTGVVSHAGAVLLLRTAEKTGLTTALTTELAQFRKPLARHDPGKILLDLALSLAIGGDCLADINQLRAHPELFGQVASDPTVSRLITTLAGDADTALAAIGRARATARAHAWTAAGSVAPDHAIDEHTPLVIDIDATLVTAHSDKESAAPNFKRGFGFHPLCAFVDHGEHGTGEPVAMLLRPGNAGSNTAADHVTVVQGALAQLPFDPGYRVGKKVLVRIDGAGGTHSLIEYLTKRRLSYSVGFGLTDAYAAAIDLVPEQAWTPAYDSDGQVRDGAWVTEITGLLDLSTWPTGMRVIVRKERPHPGAQLRFTDRDGLRLTAFVTNTRRGQLPDLELRHRRRARCEDRIRTAKATGLQNLPLHGFDQNRIWLALVQLACELTAWMQMLAFTEVPARRWEPKRLRLRVLSIAGKIARHARQVRLRLAATAPGVDVLVAGLNRLTALPAPV
- the mcrC gene encoding 5-methylcytosine-specific restriction endonuclease system specificity protein McrC — its product is MTQRSIAIRNVYVMMAYAFRAIRSEGNDRITAEAFDHLHDLFAEILVRGVGTQVKRGLHRDYLHRSEALATIRGRIDITRTAATRSTFRGKLVCEFDEYELDTPHNQALKSVIVLLLRHGDVAAPRRAALRRLLPYLDAVTLIAPTSIRWRTLTYHRTTATYRLLLGVCELIVRGLLPTQDAGSTKLTSWVSDDAMSSLYERFLREYYIVHHPELSPTGSTVKWDYDDAGALGAEQLPVMRTDVTLRRGHRALIIDAKYYGQSMQAGMWGKSTVHSTNLYQVLTYVKNADVNRDGSVSGLLLYARTEAPAQPGLDVVVQGNRIGARTLDLNRPWNELSAQLEDVVTWLQS
- a CDS encoding helix-turn-helix domain-containing protein is translated as MTDRGRRDTDSGGSLTYMRVIEEVTRSGITQTELAHAVGASPRSVQNWASGQNTPRGKSVEKLLDLRAIVDLLNDSYTEEGIGIWLHSRNRNLDLQRPIDLLVEGRIDEVLDEARWVAGGM
- a CDS encoding helix-turn-helix transcriptional regulator, whose amino-acid sequence is MANPNRLTAQQCVEVLKEETGNEIKPVTFHSYVNRGHAPKPVEKIGNTPLWKRSEIVEWARNRPGRGARTDLRQPRRRTKNTGTDSE
- a CDS encoding RES domain-containing protein, producing the protein MPFRYAHAALDGRVALGRWGTADGFPVLYLGQPRNSVIVEAYRHLVDPIDDPAIAANIAPRVLVTATVAVTEILDLRTATNRTLAELSMAQLQSPPRDRRAYAACQNVAAAAHQLGFHGLIAPAATDMGHTLALFTDLLPPEEEPTAVTQEPWMQLPADPRKPGQGRLRIVRDIN